The genomic stretch CTTGCTTCATTATGTGGATCCTTAACTGAGTctataataattgtttcaGCATTGAAGCTTAACGCAAAAAGTTTGACAAGTCTGATAGCAAGAGCAGTTGCATACTCTGTAATAAGAAAGAAGAGACAAATCATGAAGAGAAGATGTGCATATACAAAAGCTGAAAAAGGAGAAGGCACTTTTACTAATGAATCCAATAGTGAACATAGTACTGGAAATAAGGACCTTAGTAAGAAAGTTGTAGGAAGCCGCAAGAAGTTAGGTAAAACTGTTGTAGAAGAGGATCAAGCCACCCTTTTAAATTTTACAAGCGAGAAAAGTAATCAAGGACATGCTAATTGGAACGACGTAACAGACATGGAAAGTACAGTCAGTGACTTAGACTGCGTAAGAAatgttttaataaataattcattactCTTTGATGATTTCAGGCAGGAACTGAAGAAAAAACTGATTTTTCATTCCAGGTTATTAAATACACtagtaattattttgattggCTATTGTATACCAACATACTTTATCCTGTTCACAGATTATGTAGAGGAGCTTTTCATTCAGTTGATAAATATCCTCTCTGTCAAATTTGCAGATTCAAGTTCCGCTTCAGGGATAATTTCTTTCGTCTACTCAATTAACAATAAAGTAGCTCTTAATTTCCTCTGCTTTATTCTGGTATTTTATACATCGTATCAACCAGACATTTCCAAAATAGCAAAATTGGGCTTCCTTtccttattttcatttataatttttctgCTTTCAGTTCTTTACAGATACTTCATTTCCCCCTTTGATGGAGTTATGGGAACTCCTGCTGAGAATTATGAAATTGGACCTCATATGGGGATTCTTCAGGCCTTTAAAGTATTCAACTATGCTATTTATTGCTTTTACTCGCATTTAATTTGCATTCAGGCTATTTCATCTGTGAAAAATATAACTTACAAAAAGGGGATCTTCATTGCAATTGGAACATCAGCATTGATGTTATTTATTTGCTTATCTCTCTCAACAGTTCTAAATTTTAGTTTTGGCACTGCACTCCTTCCAAATCCAACTTTGAATTACTCTCCACTTGACTCAGTTATTGCTCTTGCTAGATTTGTATCTGCATTAACAATGCTCGTAGTCATTCCAATGCATGTAATCCCATTTATTGATTCAATTTTGAACGTATACTTCCTTGATAGATTTGCTGAAGAGATGGTTGAAGAAGTTGAAGAAGCAATGATTTTGTGCGATCGAAATTCagaaacaaataaaagtaGATACAGTCAGCATAGTGTCAGCTCTTACTTTACACTCTTTGACGATAGCCCCAAATCACATGCCTCTAAATACGGGAAAAAGCAggtaaataaaaatatgcAAAATCATTCTTCAATCAAatcattctttaataacaaGTTCATCAACTCTAATTACTTTAGAGTCATTGCaacatttatatttttactCTTCTGTATATTGTTTGCTCTTTTAGCAAAAAATGCTGCTCAGTATGTTGAGCTTTTTGCAGGATTTATCGATActttcatcatcattttaTACCCACTATATATTTATACGAATATCTGGATGCACAGAATGCCACTAGTTACAAATATTCTAATTATTGGCTATCTTATATTCTACGAAATATGCGCACTAACTGCTGGCGTTTATACTGTGTATGAACATGTTTTCCATATTCATTGATGCATTACAATATACACGTATCAAACTAATATTTGTGGTTTTAAAAAATGTTCATAAATCAATGGATATCTCTGAATTCCTAAGAAGATAAATTATAGTTAtagataaatttaaatctttaaatgatctatttccttctttttctttttttttcggGTACCTCTCTATTTTTCACCCCTCTATATTTAtgcattatttattttttgagaaatataATTACAGGAGTTGGCGCCTAAATGTTAATTATTTGGAGGTATttatgaattaatatttatatataaatatagaaaataaataaataactaTAAAAGACATATAAGCAATATAAAGTTAATTAAACTATGAGCTAGTATGAATTAAATagcaataattattaaataataaatatttgagtAAAATATAGAAGATCTTGACTGGCACAAATACCGGACCACTTTTTTGGCGTAAAAATTCCAGAGAAAGTAATAAGTACATTAGTtgta from Cryptosporidium parvum Iowa II chromosome 8, whole genome shotgun sequence encodes the following:
- a CDS encoding membrane protein with signal peptide plus 12x transmembrane domains (transcripts identified by EST) yields the protein MAVSTDGEISLISSFALVCSASIGTGVLILSYGVMQAGLALGSIFMVLASLCGSLTESIIIVSALKLNAKSLTSLIARAVAYSVIRKKRQIMKRRCAYTKAEKGEGTFTNESNSEHSTGNKDLSKKVVGSRKKLGKTVVEEDQATLLNFTSEKSNQGHANWNDVTDMESTVSDLDCVRNVLINNSLLFDDFRQELKKKLIFHSRLLNTLVIILIGYCIPTYFILFTDYVEELFIQLINILSVKFADSSSASGIISFVYSINNKVALNFLCFILVFYTSYQPDISKIAKLGFLSLFSFIIFLLSVLYRYFISPFDGVMGTPAENYEIGPHMGILQAFKVFNYAIYCFYSHLICIQAISSVKNITYKKGIFIAIGTSALMLFICLSLSTVLNFSFGTALLPNPTLNYSPLDSVIALARFVSALTMLVVIPMHVIPFIDSILNVYFLDRFAEEMVEEVEEAMILCDRNSETNKSRYSQHSVSSYFTLFDDSPKSHASKYGKKQVNKNMQNHSSIKSFFNNKFINSNYFRVIATFIFLLFCILFALLAKNAAQYVELFAGFIDTFIIILYPLYIYTNIWMHRMPLVTNILIIGYLIFYEICALTAGVYTVYEHVFHIH